One window of Haloarcula salinisoli genomic DNA carries:
- a CDS encoding DNA cytosine methyltransferase produces the protein MSSDPHPEESNRTIRAVDLFCGAGGLSWGLVEALKDVAMTIPQPTRAVLEETIDLVGVNHWERAIETHAANHPWARHFHDDIQNVNPREVFDECDPTVTILSGGIECTVPIFSSFQ, from the coding sequence ATGTCGAGTGATCCACACCCCGAGGAGTCGAATCGTACCATTCGCGCAGTGGACCTCTTTTGTGGCGCCGGTGGCCTCTCGTGGGGGCTGGTTGAGGCGTTGAAAGACGTCGCGATGACTATCCCACAGCCAACACGTGCAGTCCTGGAGGAGACCATCGATCTGGTGGGCGTCAACCACTGGGAGCGAGCCATCGAGACCCACGCGGCGAACCACCCGTGGGCCCGGCACTTCCACGACGATATCCAGAACGTCAACCCGCGCGAGGTGTTCGACGAGTGCGACCCGACGGTGACTATTCTCTCCGGCGGTATCGAGTGTACCGTTCCAATTTTCAGTAGTTTTCAGTAG
- a CDS encoding DNA cytosine methyltransferase, translating into MLQPRELKRAQGFPDDYEIRGNKTETTRQIGNAVPVTLAQRLVESLLSSSEPALTDYVDQEPAAEQSVPARSSTAGDD; encoded by the coding sequence ATGCTCCAGCCGCGAGAGCTCAAGCGGGCCCAGGGCTTCCCCGACGATTACGAGATCCGCGGCAACAAGACGGAGACCACGCGTCAGATTGGGAACGCGGTGCCGGTGACACTCGCCCAACGGCTTGTCGAGAGTCTGCTCTCGAGTTCCGAACCAGCGTTGACCGACTACGTCGACCAGGAGCCAGCGGCCGAGCAGTCCGTTCCTGCTCGGTCGTCGACGGCCGGTGACGACTGA
- a CDS encoding transcription initiation factor IIB: MSSQSAPTGKSSTPSTCPECGGHLDRVGGETHCSDCGLVVEEQQIDHGPEWRSFDEDECRRTGAPRTVTRHDKGLSTEIGRAHSDANGTVLTARKKRRLSRQRTLHRRSRFESKRQRNLSHGLGEIRRVTSALELSDTIRTQACSLFKTAQDADLLIGRSIEGGAAAAVYIACRCNNAIEMHRLAEVARCSESHIWTVYKVFQRDLELPIPIERPSERVPRVLEAMPVPATDATGRRARELAQLVDDEQGFTGSRRGIAAGCVYLAGEETGQEWAQTTVAEAAEVVPPTLRMWYQRLQDHVNE, encoded by the coding sequence ATGTCATCGCAATCTGCACCGACAGGTAAGTCCAGCACTCCATCAACGTGTCCCGAGTGTGGTGGTCATCTTGATCGAGTCGGCGGAGAGACGCACTGTTCCGACTGCGGGCTTGTGGTCGAGGAACAGCAGATCGACCACGGTCCGGAATGGCGTTCATTTGACGAGGACGAGTGTCGCCGGACTGGCGCTCCTCGGACGGTAACCCGGCACGATAAGGGGCTCTCGACGGAGATTGGTCGTGCCCATTCGGATGCGAACGGGACGGTCCTGACGGCGCGGAAAAAGCGCCGGCTCAGCCGTCAGCGGACTCTCCACCGTCGGTCGCGGTTCGAGTCCAAGCGCCAGCGAAACCTTTCGCACGGACTGGGCGAGATTCGGCGGGTCACCAGCGCGCTTGAGCTGTCAGATACGATTCGCACCCAGGCGTGCTCGCTGTTCAAGACCGCCCAAGATGCGGACCTTCTGATCGGACGATCGATAGAGGGCGGCGCTGCAGCGGCGGTCTATATCGCCTGTCGGTGCAACAACGCCATCGAGATGCACCGGCTCGCCGAAGTGGCACGGTGTTCGGAGTCCCACATCTGGACGGTATACAAAGTGTTTCAACGTGACCTCGAACTCCCGATTCCCATTGAGCGCCCGAGTGAGCGGGTGCCGAGGGTCTTGGAAGCGATGCCCGTGCCGGCTACCGACGCGACAGGTCGACGGGCTCGGGAGTTGGCACAGCTGGTTGACGACGAGCAGGGGTTCACCGGGAGTCGGCGGGGAATCGCGGCGGGATGTGTCTATCTCGCCGGTGAAGAGACTGGCCAAGAATGGGCTCAGACGACTGTTGCAGAGGCCGCGGAGGTGGTCCCGCCAACGCTGCGGATGTGGTATCAACGACTCCAAGACCACGTTAACGAGTAG
- a CDS encoding RNA-guided endonuclease InsQ/TnpB family protein, producing the protein MEVRRTAPVKLVVPNESRDDLHKSARQFLHCANRAAEFCWSDNSYTECITANTTARNALYDDLRDETELTANLVQEAIRRAVQATKGCVERWKNGKQVSQPEFTSWSIVYDKRSATFYRNKVSLSTVNGRVECDFELPSDSPTPYEEYVLSEEYEFRASTLQYDAVDDEFYFHITTRKYDSEEDEDRSDNAEVSADTGHQTVLGIDLGVNSLAVSSTGRFWQGDDYDHWIGEFEKRRGELQQRGTQAAHNALLRLGKREEEWRKQYIHTVANELVTEAVENECDVIVFEDLTDIRERLPEAKWHHIWAFRRLFEYVEYKAPEWGVSVEQVDPNHTSQRCSRTDCGFTHDDNRHGEHFCCQKCGYEVNADYNGAKNIGLRYARKRQHRLRSSPKSGSGDAPVDVRINGGTLNGESHQPIAGD; encoded by the coding sequence ATGGAGGTCCGGCGTACCGCACCCGTCAAACTCGTCGTTCCCAACGAGAGCCGCGACGACCTCCACAAATCCGCCCGCCAGTTCCTTCATTGTGCCAACCGCGCTGCCGAGTTCTGTTGGTCCGACAACTCCTATACCGAGTGCATCACGGCCAACACAACCGCACGAAACGCGCTCTACGACGACCTCCGCGACGAAACCGAACTCACTGCAAACCTTGTTCAAGAAGCCATCCGACGCGCCGTCCAAGCAACCAAGGGGTGTGTTGAACGGTGGAAGAACGGCAAGCAAGTCAGTCAACCGGAGTTCACGTCGTGGAGTATAGTCTACGACAAGCGCAGCGCCACATTCTACCGGAACAAAGTCTCACTCTCGACTGTCAACGGGCGTGTCGAGTGTGACTTTGAACTTCCTTCGGACAGCCCCACACCATACGAAGAGTACGTGCTATCCGAGGAGTATGAGTTCCGGGCGAGTACACTCCAGTACGACGCGGTGGACGACGAGTTCTACTTCCATATTACCACTCGGAAGTATGACTCTGAAGAAGACGAAGACAGAAGTGACAACGCAGAGGTTTCGGCAGATACCGGGCACCAAACAGTCCTCGGTATCGACCTCGGTGTCAACAGTCTTGCTGTTTCCTCCACCGGGCGTTTCTGGCAAGGAGACGACTACGACCATTGGATTGGGGAGTTCGAGAAGCGACGAGGAGAGCTGCAACAGCGTGGGACACAAGCCGCGCACAACGCCCTGCTTCGCCTCGGAAAGCGTGAAGAAGAATGGCGGAAGCAGTACATCCATACCGTTGCCAACGAACTTGTCACGGAAGCCGTTGAGAACGAGTGCGACGTAATCGTGTTCGAGGACTTGACGGACATCCGGGAGCGGCTTCCCGAAGCAAAGTGGCACCACATATGGGCGTTCCGACGCCTGTTCGAGTACGTCGAGTACAAGGCACCAGAATGGGGTGTCTCCGTGGAGCAAGTTGATCCGAACCACACGTCCCAACGCTGTTCTCGGACGGACTGTGGGTTCACACACGACGATAACCGTCACGGAGAACACTTCTGTTGCCAGAAGTGCGGCTACGAGGTGAACGCAGACTACAACGGCGCAAAGAACATCGGGCTACGGTACGCCCGAAAGCGACAACATAGACTCCGTTCCTCGCCCAAGTCGGGGAGCGGAGACGCACCAGTAGACGTGCGTATAAATGGTGGGACGTTGAACGGCGAGAGTCACCAGCCTATTGCTGGCGACTGA
- a CDS encoding PIN domain-containing protein, translating to MKLIVDANVIISALIADSKTRELIVTLEPELLTPEIVVDELGKYKPLVIEKSGMDEDRVQQFIDLLFRHIETVPVRSFQNHIDDADTAIGDTDPDDVLYLACALGTDAGIWSDDTDFQSQDLVPVYTTQDVLDTFSTV from the coding sequence ATGAAATTGATTGTTGATGCGAACGTCATCATATCCGCTCTCATCGCGGATTCGAAAACACGGGAACTGATTGTGACGCTGGAGCCAGAACTTCTCACTCCTGAAATCGTGGTAGACGAGCTGGGCAAATACAAGCCGTTAGTCATCGAGAAATCAGGGATGGACGAAGACCGAGTGCAGCAGTTCATCGACCTGCTGTTCAGGCACATCGAGACTGTCCCCGTACGTTCCTTCCAGAACCATATTGACGACGCTGATACAGCGATTGGTGATACAGACCCAGATGATGTCCTCTATCTGGCCTGTGCGCTCGGCACTGACGCTGGAATATGGAGCGATGATACTGATTTCCAGAGTCAAGACTTGGTACCTGTGTATACGACACAAGATGTCCTCGACACATTCTCGACTGTTTAG
- a CDS encoding DUF433 domain-containing protein, translated as MSQMARRIVRELHDEPHLEGRRITVQFIKEQVEGRGLEPRTVADRHDIDVADVYRALTYYYDNPEEMRAVEQDREAAIEEHAHLTTDPEDVRN; from the coding sequence ATGAGTCAGATGGCCCGTCGGATCGTTCGGGAGCTCCACGACGAGCCACATCTGGAGGGCCGGCGGATTACGGTCCAGTTCATCAAAGAGCAGGTCGAGGGTCGAGGACTCGAACCCAGGACGGTTGCTGACCGGCATGACATCGACGTCGCAGATGTCTACCGAGCACTGACATACTACTACGATAATCCCGAAGAGATGCGGGCCGTTGAACAGGACCGTGAGGCTGCTATCGAGGAGCACGCCCATCTAACGACTGACCCTGAGGACGTTCGAAACTGA
- a CDS encoding PQQ-binding-like beta-propeller repeat protein, which yields MSNRTRREWLRVVGAAGVGVIAGCSSSEGPEGPVGEQWAFETDAEVRSSPAVVDGTVYVGSWDDSVYALSAQDGTEQWAFETDDAVASSPAVGDGTVYVGSLDSNVYALSAEDGTEQWAFETGDQVRSSPTVVDGTVYVGSFDNNVYALSAEDGTEQWSFETGGLVSSFPAVVDGTIYIGSDDHYLYALSAEDGTEQWSFETGEWVFSSPAVVDGTVYVGSDDHYVYALSAEDGTEQWSFETGRVVRSSPAVVDGTVYIGSDDSYVYALVAEDGTEQWSYQTGDWVASSPAVVDGTVYVGSNDTSVYALSAEGGTDQWSYGTGGQVGSSPAVVDGTVYVGSFDNNVYALSEQ from the coding sequence ATGTCAAATCGGACTCGTCGGGAGTGGCTTCGTGTGGTGGGGGCTGCTGGTGTGGGTGTGATTGCTGGCTGTAGCTCATCTGAAGGGCCGGAAGGACCCGTTGGCGAACAATGGGCCTTCGAGACGGACGCTGAAGTGCGTTCGTCACCGGCAGTGGTGGATGGCACTGTCTATGTTGGGAGTTGGGACGACAGTGTGTACGCGTTGTCGGCCCAAGACGGTACCGAACAATGGGCCTTCGAGACGGATGATGCAGTAGCTTCGTCCCCGGCAGTGGGTGATGGTACTGTCTACGTCGGGAGCCTCGACTCCAATGTGTACGCGTTGTCGGCCGAGGATGGCACCGAACAATGGGCCTTCGAGACGGGTGATCAAGTGCGGTCGTCACCGACAGTGGTCGATGGCACTGTCTATGTTGGGAGCTTTGACAACAATGTATACGCGTTGTCGGCCGAGGATGGCACCGAACAGTGGTCCTTCGAGACTGGTGGATTAGTGTCATCGTTTCCGGCAGTGGTCGATGGCACCATCTACATTGGGAGCGACGACCACTATTTGTATGCGTTGTCGGCCGAGGATGGCACCGAGCAATGGTCCTTCGAGACGGGTGAATGGGTGTTTTCGTCACCGGCAGTGGTGGATGGCACCGTCTATGTTGGGAGCGACGACCACTATGTGTATGCGTTGTCGGCCGAGGATGGCACCGAGCAATGGTCCTTCGAGACAGGTAGAGTAGTACGTTCGTCACCGGCAGTGGTGGATGGCACCGTCTACATTGGGAGCGACGACAGCTATGTGTACGCGTTGGTGGCCGAGGATGGCACCGAGCAATGGTCCTACCAGACGGGTGACTGGGTAGCTTCGTCACCGGCGGTGGTTGATGGCACTGTCTATGTTGGGAGCAACGATACCAGTGTGTACGCGTTGTCGGCCGAGGGTGGCACCGACCAATGGTCTTACGGGACGGGCGGTCAAGTGGGTTCGTCACCAGCAGTGGTGGATGGCACCGTCTATGTTGGGAGCTTTGACAACAATGTGTACGCGTTGTCGGAACAGTAG
- a CDS encoding PQQ-binding-like beta-propeller repeat protein — protein MARIPVPNWKETKASTNTAITPSLIMVVSKLFVRRRSWLQFGQWVSSRRPGSPGRHPQSGHSGSEQWSYQTGGLVESTPAVVDGTVYVGSRDGYVYALSASDGSEYWSYETGDFVNSSPTVVDGMVYVGCIDSSVYALSASDGSEEWTYETGDYVSGSPAVVGGTVYIGSGDNSVYGLSASDGSEQWSYQTDNFVISSPAVADGTIYIGSGDGSVYALS, from the coding sequence ATGGCTAGGATACCGGTGCCGAACTGGAAGGAGACAAAAGCGAGCACCAACACGGCCATTACGCCGAGTTTGATCATGGTTGTGAGCAAGCTCTTCGTGCGACGGCGAAGCTGGCTCCAATTTGGCCAATGGGTGAGCAGTCGCAGGCCAGGTAGCCCGGGCCGCCACCCGCAGTCGGGACATTCCGGAAGTGAACAATGGTCGTATCAGACGGGTGGATTGGTTGAATCGACGCCTGCAGTGGTCGATGGGACTGTCTACGTTGGAAGTCGCGACGGCTATGTGTACGCACTGTCGGCCAGTGACGGGAGCGAGTATTGGTCCTATGAGACTGGTGACTTTGTGAACTCTTCACCAACAGTGGTGGACGGGATGGTTTACGTTGGATGCATAGACAGTTCAGTCTACGCGTTATCAGCAAGTGACGGGAGCGAGGAGTGGACCTATGAGACAGGAGACTACGTAAGTGGGTCACCAGCAGTAGTGGGTGGAACAGTCTACATCGGGAGCGGTGACAACTCAGTGTACGGACTGTCGGCAAGCGATGGAAGTGAACAATGGTCATATCAGACGGACAACTTCGTGATCTCGTCACCAGCAGTTGCCGATGGGACAATTTATATTGGGAGTGGGGACGGTTCGGTGTACGCTCTCTCTTGA
- a CDS encoding DUF6884 domain-containing protein, with amino-acid sequence MPGERTRGRFVLIGCGAAIASETVEARELYTSSYFAVKRQYVEAAVRWAGTADRWPNTWGILSAEHAVLMPRL; translated from the coding sequence ATGCCCGGTGAGCGAACCCGTGGCCGTTTCGTGCTCATTGGATGTGGGGCAGCGATAGCTTCGGAAACAGTGGAGGCCCGCGAACTGTATACGTCGTCATACTTTGCGGTCAAACGCCAGTACGTCGAGGCTGCTGTCCGATGGGCCGGGACGGCCGATCGGTGGCCGAACACATGGGGAATCCTCTCGGCGGAACACGCGGTCCTCATGCCGCGGCTGTAG
- a CDS encoding excalibur calcium-binding domain-containing protein, which yields MNRTLIVTLPVIILFTFAGCSGFIPNETGQHDQEPVAFPNGTSDQEITNVSALFGDHWDLIRHNDYIAHASYTGDYYIRDPDKYSWVQENSAVRSNLTDKKRILHQNNTFDSGDSTNQTWYTEGTVSYVRNGGVNHDGTERQPYYFVDREFSEYGFAEFHHTSFFRIVKPTLYDNFFTDTTPEYVETRRNDDHAFHVYSVSNQTTDTTGEIVVRDDGLIKHLTINTTVDGNAAQFSLTIELREDTSITTPQWKQEAVQADRANTGTGGDYNCDDFFSQAAAQGVHEASGGAHGLDGDGDGIACEHLP from the coding sequence ATGAATCGTACGCTTATCGTAACTCTCCCCGTTATTATCCTGTTTACTTTCGCTGGATGTTCAGGATTTATTCCTAATGAAACTGGGCAACACGATCAAGAGCCTGTGGCGTTTCCTAACGGGACGAGCGATCAAGAAATCACGAACGTATCGGCCCTGTTCGGCGATCACTGGGACCTTATCCGGCACAACGACTACATCGCTCACGCAAGCTACACGGGCGACTACTACATCCGTGACCCGGACAAGTACTCGTGGGTCCAAGAAAACTCAGCCGTTCGAAGTAACCTCACCGATAAAAAACGAATCCTACACCAGAACAATACGTTTGATAGCGGGGATAGCACCAACCAGACATGGTACACTGAGGGCACAGTCAGTTACGTCCGAAACGGCGGCGTAAATCATGATGGTACCGAGCGTCAGCCGTATTACTTCGTTGATCGTGAGTTTAGCGAGTACGGGTTCGCTGAGTTCCATCATACCTCGTTCTTCCGAATTGTCAAACCTACATTATATGATAACTTCTTCACTGACACAACTCCAGAATACGTTGAGACACGGCGGAACGATGATCATGCATTCCACGTGTATTCTGTTTCTAATCAGACCACCGACACCACAGGGGAAATCGTTGTTCGTGACGATGGTCTTATCAAGCATCTCACGATCAACACCACAGTTGACGGGAATGCAGCACAATTCTCATTAACGATTGAACTGCGTGAGGACACGTCTATTACCACCCCACAGTGGAAACAAGAGGCTGTGCAGGCTGATCGGGCGAACACCGGTACTGGTGGTGACTATAATTGTGATGACTTTTTCTCACAGGCGGCCGCTCAAGGTGTCCACGAAGCTTCTGGTGGAGCGCATGGTCTCGATGGCGACGGTGACGGGATTGCATGCGAGCATCTCCCCTGA
- a CDS encoding SWIM zinc finger family protein, with product MATQNPSATTDRPEISDLPDRTEAALMEVMSVLDDIGLARGAPDLYLVVSSSGATYLVDTLEETCECPDDEHREVTCKHRRRVAFVTGERPIPGWVKRRKLDDGFGEHVDSEVRFSATDGGVAQARFDDGELTDPEDDPFAVHSDDEDRTKRAKREDMDISFLEKPGRYEVHSASGSVYEADVLAESCSCPDIAERCKHLRRVDIEIRDGLVPRPDGRLPDAN from the coding sequence ATGGCGACACAGAACCCTTCAGCGACGACCGACAGGCCCGAGATTAGTGACCTTCCCGACCGAACCGAGGCCGCCCTGATGGAGGTAATGAGCGTCCTTGACGATATCGGGCTGGCTCGCGGTGCGCCCGACCTGTATCTGGTCGTGTCGAGTTCTGGAGCGACCTATCTCGTCGACACTCTGGAAGAAACCTGTGAGTGTCCGGACGATGAGCACCGCGAGGTGACCTGCAAGCATCGGCGGCGGGTAGCGTTTGTCACCGGCGAGCGTCCGATTCCCGGCTGGGTCAAACGAAGAAAATTGGATGATGGCTTCGGTGAACACGTCGACAGTGAGGTTCGCTTTTCCGCGACTGACGGCGGAGTCGCTCAGGCACGATTCGACGACGGAGAGTTAACTGACCCTGAAGACGACCCCTTCGCAGTCCACAGCGACGACGAGGACCGGACCAAGCGGGCCAAACGCGAGGACATGGACATATCCTTCCTCGAGAAACCCGGCCGCTATGAGGTACACTCGGCGTCCGGCAGTGTCTACGAGGCTGACGTGCTGGCCGAATCGTGCAGCTGTCCGGACATTGCAGAGCGGTGTAAGCACCTGCGTCGGGTCGATATTGAGATTCGGGACGGTTTGGTTCCGCGGCCCGATGGACGGCTTCCAGACGCCAACTGA
- a CDS encoding zinc ribbon domain-containing protein encodes MSDHLSLPIRLPDDDADRFDRLATLTQRVANYVLKDHWTPTHLNGIADASHQAWKYFDEHDPFEELDLYLPSRFRRCILQKVGETLRSHADRQDAFQSIQSLLPDHKIRRIHRRHIKDQLWDDGDYLSSGYVDILIDQLNSYYDRHGTYPDTYLGMQDCPEYDSGVLPFSADDGPTSGQAVKYQYDSDNETLTIRLKTPDTLSPETRGDWSWTEYERGGYEAFHDLLAQGDLSAPEFQSSRRKTGDAYYELSFPVEVEQTGARDDIDCVLALDAGMRKDMTGVVVTDGGEQLSTPHFIQFTDRDGMRRLHRERTRLNDRLAALGRDGRSHTDEFAHIQSEYERVNSKLQHKREQLTHDVANQVLALALAYDVDTIVHEDLRSLSPPRDEGALSWELSSWARRDIIENIEYRAESVGVAVERVYPQGTSRSCPRCGATGHTCKSPDHHGELWWGGHFRCDNTRCDFEGDRDYIGALNVARVFFSDGDTLDHGFTSSYMGDSETVLARRSAGTRLTFGSGIVAYNPEQAAATAGGGSAVIAPAVALPESNADGSDGRGPVVQQCTQFLRCTTENY; translated from the coding sequence ATGAGTGACCACCTCTCGCTTCCAATCCGCTTGCCAGACGACGACGCCGACCGATTCGACCGACTGGCGACACTCACGCAACGAGTCGCCAATTATGTCCTCAAAGACCACTGGACGCCAACCCATCTCAACGGGATTGCTGACGCATCCCATCAAGCGTGGAAATACTTCGATGAACACGACCCGTTCGAAGAACTCGACCTGTATCTCCCCTCGCGGTTTCGACGGTGCATCTTGCAGAAAGTCGGTGAAACGCTCCGCAGTCACGCCGACCGCCAAGACGCCTTTCAGTCCATCCAGAGCCTGTTGCCCGACCACAAAATCCGACGCATTCACCGCCGACACATCAAAGATCAGCTCTGGGACGACGGTGACTACCTCTCGTCAGGCTACGTGGACATCCTCATCGACCAACTCAACAGCTACTACGACCGTCACGGCACGTATCCAGACACGTATCTTGGGATGCAAGACTGTCCCGAGTACGATAGCGGCGTCTTGCCGTTCTCTGCGGATGATGGGCCAACCAGTGGGCAAGCTGTCAAATATCAGTACGACAGCGACAACGAGACACTGACCATTCGCCTCAAAACACCGGACACACTATCGCCGGAGACACGAGGTGACTGGTCGTGGACGGAGTACGAGCGCGGCGGCTACGAAGCGTTTCATGACCTCCTCGCTCAGGGCGACCTGTCGGCTCCCGAGTTCCAGTCCTCCCGTCGCAAAACCGGTGACGCCTACTACGAACTCTCCTTCCCTGTCGAAGTCGAACAGACTGGAGCACGCGACGACATTGACTGCGTACTGGCACTCGACGCCGGGATGCGTAAAGACATGACTGGCGTGGTGGTCACTGACGGCGGCGAGCAACTATCCACGCCACATTTCATCCAGTTCACCGACCGTGACGGGATGCGACGACTTCACCGCGAACGAACCCGACTCAACGACCGCCTTGCCGCGTTGGGCCGTGATGGTCGCTCGCATACTGACGAGTTCGCGCACATCCAGAGCGAGTACGAGCGGGTAAACAGCAAACTCCAGCACAAGCGTGAGCAACTGACACACGACGTAGCCAACCAAGTCCTCGCACTTGCACTCGCCTACGACGTGGACACGATTGTTCACGAGGACTTGCGGTCGCTCTCCCCGCCGCGAGACGAAGGCGCGTTGTCGTGGGAGCTGTCGTCGTGGGCACGACGGGACATCATCGAGAACATCGAATACCGAGCGGAGAGTGTTGGTGTCGCTGTCGAGCGAGTGTATCCGCAGGGAACGAGCCGGTCGTGCCCGCGTTGTGGCGCGACTGGCCACACTTGCAAGTCGCCCGACCACCACGGGGAACTGTGGTGGGGCGGACACTTCCGGTGTGACAATACCCGGTGTGACTTCGAGGGCGACCGCGACTATATCGGGGCACTGAACGTGGCTCGCGTGTTCTTCAGCGACGGCGATACGCTAGACCACGGTTTCACGTCCTCCTACATGGGGGATTCCGAAACCGTGCTAGCTCGCCGTTCCGCTGGCACGCGGCTCACGTTCGGGTCTGGCATCGTCGCCTACAACCCCGAACAGGCAGCGGCGACCGCTGGTGGTGGGTCGGCTGTCATAGCGCCTGCCGTCGCCCTGCCCGAGTCGAACGCAGATGGTAGCGATGGACGTGGCCCAGTCGTCCAGCAGTGTACCCAATTCTTACGGTGTACTACTGAAAACTACTGA
- a CDS encoding DUF7389 domain-containing protein: MTDDTANPERIERTDVGASIEVRLKRGTDTRDEDQFTIKGKGATAEEAASEFEFLLEKYEAEYSDRCRNIQPSKDDGESDER; encoded by the coding sequence ATGACAGACGACACTGCAAACCCAGAGCGAATCGAGCGAACTGATGTCGGTGCCAGTATCGAAGTGCGTCTCAAACGCGGAACCGATACGCGCGATGAAGACCAGTTCACGATCAAGGGCAAGGGGGCGACGGCCGAAGAAGCGGCCAGCGAGTTCGAGTTCCTGCTAGAGAAGTACGAAGCCGAGTACAGTGACCGGTGCCGGAACATCCAGCCGTCGAAAGACGACGGGGAGAGCGACGAGCGGTAG
- a CDS encoding DUF5615 family PIN-like protein has translation MGYRILADENIERATVTYLRKLDHDVEWIRDVPELGVGSSDTDIAAYATAEGRLILTQDDDFFTALNLADSPGVLFQKDQTLSAREVGDIVHEMSQYIEQPDVTLEYISANWL, from the coding sequence ATGGGCTATCGGATCTTGGCGGACGAGAACATCGAGCGAGCGACGGTGACGTATCTCCGGAAGCTCGACCACGACGTCGAGTGGATACGAGATGTTCCCGAGCTCGGTGTTGGTAGTTCTGATACCGATATTGCTGCATATGCGACAGCAGAGGGTCGCCTCATTCTGACACAGGATGACGACTTCTTTACCGCACTGAACCTCGCAGACAGTCCGGGCGTGTTGTTTCAGAAGGACCAGACGCTCTCGGCTCGCGAAGTAGGCGATATCGTCCACGAAATGTCCCAGTATATCGAACAGCCGGATGTCACGCTGGAGTATATCAGCGCCAACTGGCTATAG
- a CDS encoding CAP domain-containing protein, with amino-acid sequence MAVLVLAFVSFQFGTGILAIDDTVSSIAPNNQQPESQSQQNAAGVNTTNVERLVHQEINERRTANDLAPITYDPTLASIAADHSEDMVERDFFAHENPDGDDFADWYDHAGYDCRVATGDGTYVTCGENIAQTWWEEQITTDRGTVSYQTEAELAEGIVNQLMNSTGHREKILTEYWESEGIGIAFTDDDEVLVTQNFC; translated from the coding sequence ATGGCCGTGTTGGTGCTCGCTTTTGTCTCCTTCCAGTTCGGCACCGGTATCCTAGCCATCGACGACACGGTCAGCTCGATCGCTCCTAACAACCAGCAGCCCGAGTCACAGTCCCAACAGAACGCTGCTGGTGTCAATACCACGAACGTTGAACGGCTCGTCCATCAGGAAATCAACGAACGACGGACTGCGAATGATCTCGCGCCGATCACATACGATCCTACGCTGGCCAGTATCGCCGCCGACCACAGTGAGGATATGGTCGAACGTGATTTCTTCGCCCACGAGAATCCCGACGGCGACGATTTCGCCGACTGGTACGACCATGCCGGCTACGACTGTCGGGTCGCCACCGGCGACGGGACGTACGTGACCTGCGGGGAAAATATCGCCCAGACCTGGTGGGAAGAACAGATCACGACCGACCGAGGCACGGTTAGCTACCAAACTGAAGCCGAGCTCGCCGAGGGCATCGTTAATCAGTTGATGAATTCTACCGGCCATCGTGAGAAGATTCTTACAGAGTATTGGGAATCAGAGGGCATCGGTATCGCCTTCACCGACGACGACGAGGTTCTTGTGACACAGAACTTCTGTTGA